Proteins encoded by one window of Fusobacterium sp.:
- the rpmG gene encoding 50S ribosomal protein L33, translated as MRVNIQLECTECKRRNYSTSKNKKNTTERLEINKYCKWDKKVTLHKETKK; from the coding sequence TTGAGAGTAAATATTCAATTAGAATGTACAGAGTGTAAAAGAAGAAACTATAGTACATCAAAAAATAAAAAGAACACTACTGAAAGATTAGAAATTAATAAATACTGTAAGTGGGACAAAAAAGTTACTTTACACAAAG